The genomic interval ttatttttttcttttgaaatattgTTCTAACAAACTATTTTAATCTTccaaaaaaatagaaagatattttttaattaattttcatttttttaattggagtATGGGGCACAGAATCGAAAGCCACACGTGATAGACCATACAGTTCTTAATTTTCTACGGGGAACGATAATTCTGTCCTCTATTTttctgttatttatttattttctattatttgttCAAAGCTTCAAACATAAAATCTTAAACTGAGAAAGCAGAATTAGAGAAATTGATCTTCAACATTTTGACCAAATCCACCGTCCACAACCCAACTGACATTTTCAGACAGTGCCTGTAGTATAATATTACTAGTGTGCCCGCCATGCACATCaaacttttattgaattaGTTTCATAAGATCAAATCGAACAATTAGATTGAATAATTCTAAAAGGTTTTAAGTAAATTGGATACTGTTAAAACCAAAAGCTTAGGGGGAAGCATATTAATAGTTATTAATATGCTTCCAACACTTTTGCACgcatttattattcatttgaagaatttACGAGGGTAGTTAAAATCAGCGGCcaaaatgtttgaaaggatTAGATGACTTGTGCTTTATTATAGGTGCAATAGTGCAAGTTTTCTGTCTTTAAACAGAAGGCATTTCATTGCTTTCTAAGCATCCCAAATTCGAGTGAGTAATTTAAGTGAAGAATTGCTTTTAGAGTAAGTAATTGGGAGATTTTTTCTCTCAGTGTATATGGGAGTACTGAGtatatttagattttgaaaaaaatatatatattcaaatattatattatattaattactagtaaaataattattttctcgtGCTTTCGTGAGTTTAGTCATTGTTGCCGAAACAAGCTTAAATTCTTGgtgtcttttttaaaaaaaaaaaaaaattggtataCTTAATTTTGCAGTCCGCACATGACAAGTAGTATCAAAGCAATCGGTTTAAACTTGAGATTATTTGTAGCTTGTGCAATGATGTGGTTTTGTACATGTTTAAGGTAGTATTTACTTATCGGTTTAGAGTGAGAATCTTAAGAAATAGGAATCCGGAGAATGCGAGTGTAAATTAGGAGTGACAATACAGTGTTTACTTGCACTGGAATAGGAATATggaataagaattaaaatctcatttgtgtgtttattttgtccTGGATTGAaagtgaattgtttcaaatacAGTTTTACcctatttaaagaattatagtttgtaattacaaaatgagttaaaaaaatttgtaaaataaagtaTGTATTTGAGGTAGCGTTTATATTTTagattgaaatgaaaattctGAGGAGTGGAAATCTTGAAATTGAGAGTGTGGATGGGAGTGACAATAGATTATTTACTTGCACTAAAATAACAGTAtgaaatcagaatcagaatccaatttatatgtttacttttcttaaattatgagtaaattgtttcaaattaaaatcttatccctttttttaaagaattatagttttttattacaaagttaataaaaaatatatatgaaagataaaatatgtattttattatatttgtaaattaataataattattaatattcttagttatgtaaatcacaattttttattaattttaattatgtaaattaaaaattaatgataacaacaacacaaataaaacattattgttaatagcatagtacataattaatatttccttaaaataaactatttattattattaattttaaataaatataatactattattttcaaataaaaataatattattatttttaagtaattataactcaaaatcaatgtaaaattattatttttgactaaatataataatattatatttaaaataagtttaatattatttaaataaatatgatattattacattaaatttaataagataagggtaaaaaattaagaaatgagAGTAGATTTTCACCCACTCCTCCCTTAAAATATGTAAGTAAACACTAgagtgggaggaatctatACTACTCACTCCaactctaataaataaatatagcaTGAGTTACTTAAATCTTATATCATAACCCTTCTTATGAAGTTAATTGtccaaaagaaaaaccaaattaacaaataactTGCTTAACACAATGAACCAATCTTTATATTGGAACAACAATCGTGCGCAAGATTATTGTATTGTAGACATCATCTAATTTGCTTCCACAGACACTTTTCTATTCCTAGCTTCTTCCCTATGGCGTTCTAGAGAGATTCATCTTTCAatcttcacaaaattaaataaataaaagagcaaatgtgtttgttttattttaaaaatcggAATGAACGAAATTTTCATTTGGTGATTTGGTACTAGAATTTGTGTGCATAAGTATTTATATAACTTTGTCTTGTCTCTATGGCAAGTGGTGTAGGTCTTGTCTCTATGgcaagtttttattaattacctcTAGAGTATAGTCTTAATTTTCTGTTGTCTATTTTGGCTTTTATCTTCTCAATTCTATGGCTGGTTCAAGTAGTAGTTCAGAGTTAGATATGAATAATGATTATGCCCGACTAGCAATTGAAGAGGAGGAGGATGGTGGGCTAATCGTTGCTAGTGATGAGGCTATGGAAAATGGAGGAAATCAGACTTGATTCTCGCTATTGTCTAGTGGGAAGATTTTTGACAGAAAAGGTGATCAATTTCGGTGCAATGAAGAACACAATGGCATCCTTATAGCACCCTGGTAAGGGAGTTTGCATTAAGGAATTGTCTCATATGCTCTTCCTTTTCCAATTTTTCCATGAAATCGATATCAAAAGGGTGTTAGAATCTGGTCCTTGGACGTTTGATCAACACATTCTTATTGTTCGAAGACTCGGAGAGGATGAACAACCTCATAATGTACCTTTATTTCATACATCATTCTGGGTCCAAGTTTACAATCTACCTATTGGCTTTCAGTCAGAGAAAGTGCTGTAGAGTATTGGCAGCTACATCATATCCTTTCTGGAATCATATGTCAACAACCTTACTGGAATTCGGAGGAATTATATGTGCCTCAAGGTATCAATTGATGTAAGACACCCCCTTAAACGTCGAATGCGCATTAAGAAAGCAGGAGGAAAATGGTTTTGGGTGGACTTCAAGTATGAAAGACTGCACATCTTTTGCCACATTTGCGTTCTCCTTGGGCACACTAAGAGGACTTGCCCAACGCTCTATGAAAGTGCAGAACCTGTGGCTAAATCATATGGTTAGTGGATGAGGGCTCCAAATCGAAAAAACTCTATGAATTCTGGTGATCGGTGGCTAAGATCAGCACCACTAGGGAAAGAAGACCAGAGTTTTGGAAACTACACCAAATCTGCCGAAGTTATAGCAGTTGACTTCGATGGTGCCACAAAATCTGTAATTGATGGAAGTAATAATCATGGAATGGCAACTAATGGTGGGATTGTGCTCAATAAGGAAATGCAAATCATATTGACACCATGTACTTAATCGTGTAATATTGGAAAAGCTACGAAGGAAGGTGCTATGGTCACGACCATTTCAAAGGAAACTGAATCTGAATTTAACTCAGGCTTAATAGTAACGGACGCTAAAATGAAGAGAGCAGCATTTGGGCCACATGATAAGTTAAGACTTGATGTTTCAAAcatttcaaatttggtggaaGTGATAGGGGATTTAAAAAACGAACTAGCGGTGGGACCTGTACACCAGGCCCACCGAGAGCAATGAGTTGTCTAAGTTGGAACTATTGTGGGCTAGGCCACCAACGGACAGTTCAAGTTCTGATGGATTTGGGCAAGAGCAAAAATcctagttttattttcttaatgaaAACTTTGTATTGTAGAGACAAGCTAGAAGCCATTAAGGTTAAATTGGGCTATGAGGGATTATTTGTGGTAGATAAAGTGGGCCGGAGTGGTGGGCTtgcattcttttggaagtCTAAATACAaagttaatttactaaaatatgGGAGAAATTTCATTAACATTGCAATTGAGGAGTTAGGTTTGGGGAAATGGCGTGCCACTAGTTTTTATGGCTTCCCTGAATCATACCGACGTCGGGATTTATGGAACTTGCTTCGATCACTTGCTTCCTTCTCAAAGTTGTCATAGGTTTGTTTAAGGGATTTTAATAATCTCTTAGAATCGAGTGAGAAACGTGGAAATCGAGCGCACCTAACCTAGAAGCTTCATGGTTTCCAAGACGCTGTGGCTAATTCAGAGTTAGTGGATTTAGATATGGAAGGGTACGAATTCACGTGGGAAAGGTTTCAAGGCACTACAGATTGGGTGGAGGAGTGTTTGGATAGAGCTTTAGCGACTGCAACTTGGATTCGACTTTTCCCCAAAGCTAGAGTTGTTTGCCTTGAAGCATCATGTTCCGACCACCTTCCAATTCTTTTAGAGCCAGTTCCTTTGGCTCTTAATTCCAAATTGcaacaattttgttttgagaATATGTGGCTTCGTGAACCCGATTGTAAAGAGACTGTTAAGGCTAACTGGAACGATACAGGGGGCTATTTAATTCAAGATAAAATCTCTGCTTGTGGTAATGAATTGAGGCGTTGGGGAGACCACCTCACTCGTGACTTTAAAGGTCGCATTTTCAAGTGCAAGAAGAGAATGAGCCTATTACGAGGACGACGCGACCAAGCTAGTTTGGAGGAGTTTACAGAGGTTCGGAACCAATATAACGAGTTGCTACATAACCGCGGGGTATTTTGGAAACAAAGGTCCAAGTCACTTTGGTTGAAAGAGGGTGACCTGAACTCCCGATATTTTCATGCTCAGGCCTCAACGAGGAAGCAACAGAACAAAATAAGCAAGCTTCGGGATGACAAGGGCCAGTGGTGTACTCATCCGGACaaagttaatgatttaattaggGAGTACTTCacacatttattttcttctggtTGTAGTGTGTATGATGAAGTTCTGGATTGTGTCAATGTCCAAATTAATGCTGAAAAGAACCAGACCCTCATGGAGCCTTTCACAGCTGCAGATGTTTGTGACGCCATCTTTAGTATGCATCCTGATAAATCACCGGGTTCTGATGGTATGAATCCtactttttataaaaaaatttggcatatTGTTGGTAATGATATATCTACAGCTTGCTTGGACTGTATTTCTGATCGTGCATTCCCTACTACTTTAAATGATACATCCATTGTGTTGATACTTAAAAAGGCACAGCCTGAACGGTTGGACGATGTGAGACCAATAGCATTGTACAATGTCCTATACAAAATTATTGCAAAAATGTTGGCTAATCGTATGAAGGTAGTTATGGGATCTGCTGTTTCTGAAGTTCAAAGTGCCTTTGTACCTAGTCGAGCAATAACAGATAATATCCTAATTTCGGCAGAAATTCTGCATTATCTAAAACGGAAGAGACAAGGTAAGGAGTGGGTAGCAGCTCTCAAGATTGATATGTCTAAAGCATATGACCGGATTGAATGGGGATTTCTTAAAGCAATTATGCTTAGAATGGGTTTTGCTGCTGATTGGGTGGACTTAATAATGTTGTGTGTTACTACTGTTAATTACAAGGTTATCCGTGAAGGTATAGAAGTGGGACCTATCGTGCCTAGCCGTGGACTTCGTCAGGGCGACCCTTTATCGCCGTACCTTTTTATCATTTGCGCAGAAGGGCTAAACTTGCTGATCTATCATTATGAACAGGCAGGACTATTACATAGTGTTATAGTGGTTAGGGGAGCACCTTCTATTACACACCTTTTTTTCGCTGATGATTGCTTCATATTCTTCAAAGCTGCTGACaaggaggcttgcttagtgaagAATATTTTGGCTATGTATGGGTCCACTTCGGGCCAGATAGCTAATTACAACAAATCCTCAATATCTTTCAGTGCCAACACCAAGGAGGAAGCTATCAGACATGTGTGTGGGATTCTTGGAGTTGAAGTTATAGAAGGCCATGGTTTCTATCTCGGTTTACCATCTTGTATTGGCAGGCACAAAGCTgcaattttcatatatatttgagACAAGGTGTGGAAGCGTCTTCAGGGGTGGAACCAAAAGGTACTTTCTAGAGCCGGAAAGGAGATTTTATTGAAGACAATAGCACGGGCAATGCCAAACTTTGCTATGAATGTTTATCTCTTGCCCCTTGAGTTGTGTAGCGACCTCGAAAAAATGATGAACTCGTTTTGGTGGGGTACTCGAGGTAATAGCAGTGAGGGCATCAACTGGTTGAGATGTGATAGATTATATAGACCAAAAGCATATAGGGGACTTGGCTTCAAACAACtccataattttatatagCAATGCTAGGCAAACAAGGATGGCGATTACTATCTAATCCCCAGACTCTtgtaagtaaaattttaaaagctcGCTATTCTCCTAAATCTTCCTTTGTTGAGGCTTCATTAGGCAGCAACCCAAGCTACGCTTGGAGATCGATCATGGCTGCTCAAAAAGTTATTATTCAGGGCAGTCGGATCCAAGTTGGGGGGGATGGGGGACAACACACTACTATTAGTAATGCTCCTTGGCTCCCTGATAAGGAGAATGGACTTGTTACGACAGAATTGACAGAAGACGTTGCTACAGCCCCTGTAAGTGGCCTTATGATACCGAACCAACGACGTTGGGATTATGATGTGATAATGGACATATTTAACAGAAGGGACTTTGAGCTTATCCTTCATATCCCTCTTAGCTCACGACGTGCTAGTGATAAGTGGTATTGGCTTACTGATCTGAAGGGGATATACTCAGTTCGCAGCTGTTACAAGCTGCTAGACTCTATCAATGAGCCTCCTGACAGCTGTATTTGGCCCAAAATCTGGAAACTAGCAGTTCCTGCAAaggtcaagaattttatttggCATGTTGCAACGAATGTTGTTCCTACTGTTGATAATCTCATTCAACGACGTGTAGAGGTAAACTTCATATGTCTTATATGTAATGCATCAAACGAATTActtttgcatattttaatAGAATGCCCTTTTGCTAAAACATGTTGGCTGTTATTACTGGTTGGGTTTGTGGGTGCCTGGGTGGCTACACGAATTTTGGTTCTTGGTTGGAGAATTTATTTACTCGTTGTAGCAATGCTAACTGTAATCTTGCGGCCATGATCTGTTGGAGTCTTTGGATTAATCGAAATGGCAAGGTTTGGAGGAATAAATATGGCAGGGTATCTAACATCCTTAATATGGCAGGCCAGCAACTATTCCAGTGGCAGCAAGCTAAGAAAAACACATTCCTTTATATATGAACCTACTGCTTTAAATCATGGTTCAATGTACTGGGAGAGACCTCAGGAGGGTTGGTTTAAATGTAATGTTGATGCTGCGACTTTTCACTCGAGGGGAAAGGTTAGTTTTGGGGCTGTCATCCGGTGCTCAGAGGGCAGGTTTTTTGCAGCAAAATGTGCTCTTTTGCTGGGACGTTTTGAGGCTCGTGAGGCAGAAGCACTAGGTGTCAGAGAAGCTCTCAGTTGGATCAAGAGTATTCATGCTCTtccaattattattgaaatagaCTGTTTGGAGGTGTTCAATGCTATAACCGACAATACTATCTATCCTAATGGTTTCGGTCTTGTAATAGATGATTGTAGAGCATTAGCTCGCTCCCTAAGAGAAGTgtctttctcttttgttcGTCGATCTGCGAACACTGCCGCCCATATTGTTGCAAAGGTGGGGGGTTCTATGTCAGGTCCGGGTGAGTGAAGACATGTTCCACCTCCCTACTTGTCTACTGCTTTGTCTATTTAATGAAATTCATAtttccctaaaaaaaaaaaagagcaaatgaaaatttaaaagaattttcttaGTCGAAAAGAAACGGATAGAGCCACGAAGGAGAGCAGACTCCGAACGGAAGCTTTTAAAAAGCATTTTATCACAGACTAAAAACAGATTACCTAGGATTCAcacaatatataataaaataaattaataaataactttactattaataaaatttattgtccGAATATTCAGTCAAAGAAAAATGCTTACACCACCTCAATCCTAGTAGAAACCTATTTTGTCGGTAGGTCAAGAGGAGCTCATAGATGACAAAGGTGGTGTGCAAGAGTGGGTACTGGGTAGTATAAATTTTTCTCCCACTTAAGATACTAGTTATAaagtataatattatctatGAATACCCACTCCATATCCAAACttgaaaatttgacaaaactaTACAGCAAATCTTTTAACACAATTGCTATATATAGTGCTATCAAGGAAAACATAAATGGgtttctttttgaaatttggTCCAAAAAGCCACAAATACTGGAAAATCATTATCGTTCTTTCCAAGTGTATGTCACATTCTTAATTTCTGATGCTCGTTTTAAAATTTGCAAAAAAGGGGGAAGGCAGATCATAAAGTGACAAATGAACCCACATGGTggctttcttttttcttcaaagtCTTTTCTCTGCATCTTCTTGTAACTTTAGTAAATGTCAAAAGCAGGACACTTATTGGACGAGATTGCTGGGACCATACGTCTTGACAAGGAGAAGCCGAAACAAAGACTGGGTGACATGCAAAGAGGTCCAACCACAAAGATCCAAGAATTAGGACCACCGTGGATACACATTATCAATGATTACAAATTTTTCACTTGAAAACTGCTCTTTCCAACTCTCACTAATGCACAATCATATTGAACATATACAGTTCCGTAATCAtcgtaatttttaaatagttttatttcattaatcacgtaaatttaaattacgaattgttgaaaataaagaaataatttaaatttcaccTTTTTTCTGTTGCAACCGAATAAATTGCTTACgagatcctttttttttattcttaaaaatattcaaaaccTAAATTTGTgttataggaaaaaaaaaacatgaatcTATTACTGTACgagcattttcttttatttttttttaaactcatcTCCCGGTTTTTCTTTGTGATCAACACTTACTAGTGGAATGAAGTATCGTTAAAGATTGGATTAGGCtaaccaacaaagtgttggctccaccGGCAATGAAGTCCTCTTAAGTGACTTGACTGGGTTTGTTCCCCAGTTCGAGTTGCAgggaagtcgcctttgttAGGAAAACATATGCCTCTcggttcgagcggggacttctagtctggATTGTGATACGGGCTTAAAGATGCCTCCCATagttggggccctccccaAGATACCTCGTggttaagataaaaaaaaaaaaatgattggaTTAGGCTTCAAACTTCTCCTAGTCAATTTTATTggaattaattatcttttcgGTGGTTAAGCCGTATATGAAAACAAAACATCACCGTAGGAGAATGGAAAAAATTAAGtcctttaattttgttatttaatgtGGTCACAAAaccaaatttattataaattgttCTTTCCTGAATCTTCCGTAGGTTTGTAATGGCTTGTTGCACTgctttcaaaatcaaaaaaagaaagagaaaagtgaaaaaacaGGGGAGATTTTCTAGTAGGCCCTTTATAAATGCAACGATGGACAGAGACCAAAAGGATGGAAAGATTGAGGAAGAGTTGAAGAAGCCGTGtgacgaaaaaaaaaaaaaaaggaatatcaTGCCAGTACGAGTATATTGGGTATTATGATAAGTTTATGAAgtaaacaaatttgaaaatttatttaatatattctattaaatgataataaaaaatctatgcCGTCCCTAAtcaattaacttattttacaAACCGCAAACATACAGGCGTGTTATGACTATTGTCGCCAGTCAGTtcagttaattaaataatttatatattatttaatttttaattttgtctattttcatattttcttggcctcaaaactgaaaaatataaagaaattgggtaatatggcatttgaaaatttagtgAAACATATTTTGTGTTACTGATAAGAAAATGCATTGTCTTATATGAGAAATACAAATAATGTATAATCcataatgtaataaaaaaaaagagtttgttaaataaataaatttatcgaGTATTTTAGTTGTTTCAAATATCCCCATGCCGTTTTTGACCACTTTCACACCTAAAAATTTGAGGGGTGCTTCTAgttagggtaatttttaaaaatctcccctgaggtttgaggctgttgcaagtagatggtgaaaattattttatttgtaaaaagcCCCCTACcgttagttaaaattttcattgactaACTGTTAACTTtgaaaagacaatattacccccaatatttacaattctaaatatttacaatttcataagtaattaaaacaattattttcaccatgatcaagttattgatatttccttaaaatcttaaaaaaataaaattacaaatcttaaaataattttttttaagtttgtaatcaaattacaaatcttaattatttgatataaaaatgtaattttttaaagtttgtaataaaattataaatcttaattatttgatataaaaatataattttttttaagtttgtaattttaatttttttaagattttaaaaaaattttaactgacgtgaacttttttttaagtttataataaaattacaaatcttaattatttgatataaaaatgtaattttttaaagtttgtaataaaattacaaatcttaattatttgatataaaatataattttttttaagtttgtaattttattttttttaagattttaaggaaattttaaCTGACGTAAACTATTATTgagggtaatattatctttttaaaatcaacagttagtcaatgaaaattttaactaacgGTAAAAGgtcttttacaaataaaataattttcaccatctacttgcaacagcctcaaacctcaggggaggtttttaaaaattaccccttctagttattaataaattgaatctCCCACGACTTTCAACTATCTGTACTTTTTCACATTTCATCTGGCACCAATTCATGAGCTTTTTAGCTTGGAGCAATGCAAGCCAAACACCAAATAATCGAAAGCAACGAAAGGACGAATCCACATATGAGTTTAAGCTACAGAATTAACTTGGTTTTTATTGCTTGTCTATGAAAGAAACACTTCCTCAAAGCCTCTTCCggcattttatctttttagcTGGAAGAGGGTTCAACGAAGCAAACAAATTAACATCTTTACAAAGATGGGGTGGGGGGCACTTACATTTGATAGTTAGCATGAACAATGAAACACAGCAGCTCCGAAACACTTTGCTTTGTTTGCTATCTTTCTAACTCCAAATTCGTGCGATATTGCTGCAGCAGAAGGGGATATGCTTATTCTATCCATTATATTGATCTCAGGAGCCTGGAGAACTGTTTTAGGCATAGATAGCGCCCACTGCATGCCCCAAATTGAGAGAGGCCTCATATATATAAGGGACCGGAAGTGCCCGTCCATTGTCCATGCCTCAGGGGTCTGAAACCAGTATCTGCATATAATGTAAAATACAAGAATAAATATAGAGTAATGCAGTGTTAACCTCCATCAAATGTATACCATAAGTTTTTAACATGTGTTACAAGGAACTTACCCATAGCCCTCTTCTGACCAGCCTGCAGTGAAGATGCCTTCGGCAGTAGTGAATGCCTCTTTCTCCATTCCAGCAAGGATCATGGTAGCTGCCACACCGTACGTTACACCTGTCCATATTTCACGTGACTGCATGCAAGTCTCATCCACTTTCCCATTTGGATGCATTCCATTTACAGCACCCATCCTACCACCTTTAACTTTCATTACATtgaaatcaaaaattttctggAGGGTACTTTTGATTTGAGCCTCATCAAAAAGCGAGGGTAGGCCCGAAGATGCTGTATACCATTGTCCTGCTAGCTGATCAGTTTGTATAGATTTACTATTACTGCTTGAACCactatcataattaaaataggaACCATTCCATAGTTTTTCTTCAAACACTGATTTTGCCTTCAAAAATTTGCCTTTGCAGTATTCAGCAAAAGGCTTGTCACCAAGTTGAAGGGCCATTGCTGCAGCAGCTTGTAGTGCAGCAAGCCATAAGCAGCCACAATATGCACTTACGCCATGCACTGTCCAAGTATCATATGTTTGGTCAGGGAACCCATCGTTTTCAATTAGGCAATCACCATCTCTATCAAACTGCTCCATATACTCCATTGCAGCACGGACAGCAGGCCACACATCAACTCCAAATGACATATCACCAGTTGCAGCAAAATCTCTATAAACCTGAAGCACAAACTTTGGATTGAGATCCTTCCATTGGCTTGTGTCGTGTATATTATATGCATTCATTTCATTCCATGGGTCATGTGTTCCCAAATCATGAGGAACTGCTCCTCTAAGCTTACGAATTCCTGTGTTACCCTCTGCCAAGAACTTTACTTTTCTTCCATCCTCAGACAACACAGCTTTTGCAAAGTCCCGCTGAATATTGAGTTCAATCTTTGGAAACAACTCAAGAAGAGCAAAAGATGCATAGAAGTGCACATCGTATGTACACCACATGACATACTCTACTCCTTCCAAGTACAGAAACCGACCACCATCATCACtgtcattttcttcattaagcaATGTGATAGGATGATGTTGGGAGTAACTGTTGCTTCCCTCATGATTAACTACTGATTCATCTTCGCTGTAATAGTCACTAGTTGTAGTATACTTAACAAGAGCACCATCACTTAAGTTAACTTCAGCTTCAGTTCCTTTAACATCTGTCTTTTCTCCATTTCTATGGTTTCTCTTGTCTGGAGCTGGCAAACGAGAATCTGTAAAAACTCAATGCAGTCATAATGCTATCATTATGGCCAAAATCCAAATTAAACATATGA from Citrus sinensis cultivar Valencia sweet orange chromosome 9, DVS_A1.0, whole genome shotgun sequence carries:
- the LOC102614613 gene encoding uncharacterized protein LOC102614613; this translates as MVSGNLFHCRKHSWPPEEYVGRATLQLLDFDSAAPPEQAWRRRLNSHANILKEFSVTFMEAIKMVRLGIRLWSYVREEASHGRKAPIDPFTRISCKPSASQGVPLGGMGSGSISRGFRGEFRQWQIVPGTCEPSPVMANQFSIFISRDGGNKHYASVLAPGQHEGLGKAGDQGIDSWGWNLSGQHSTYHALFPRAWTIYDGEPDPELKISCRQISPFIPHNYRDSSLPTAVFVYTLVNTGKDRAKVSLLFTWANSIGGISHLSGDHVNEPFLGDDGVSGVLLHHKTARGNPPVTFAVAACETQNVNVTVLPCFGLSEGSCVTAKGMWGTMVQDGQFDRENFKSGPSMPSSPGEALCAAVSASAWVEPHGKCTVAFALAWSSPKVKFLKGSSYHRRYTKFYGTSEGVAQDLVHDALMNYKRWEEDIEKWQNPILRDDRLPEWYKFTLFNELYFLVAGGTVWIDSRLPAPDKRNHRNGEKTDVKGTEAEVNLSDGALVKYTTTSDYYSEDESVVNHEGSNSYSQHHPITLLNEENDSDDGGRFLYLEGVEYVMWCTYDVHFYASFALLELFPKIELNIQRDFAKAVLSEDGRKVKFLAEGNTGIRKLRGAVPHDLGTHDPWNEMNAYNIHDTSQWKDLNPKFVLQVYRDFAATGDMSFGVDVWPAVRAAMEYMEQFDRDGDCLIENDGFPDQTYDTWTVHGVSAYCGCLWLAALQAAAAMALQLGDKPFAEYCKGKFLKAKSVFEEKLWNGSYFNYDSGSSSNSKSIQTDQLAGQWYTASSGLPSLFDEAQIKSTLQKIFDFNVMKVKGGRMGAVNGMHPNGKVDETCMQSREIWTGVTYGVAATMILAGMEKEAFTTAEGIFTAGWSEEGYGYWFQTPEAWTMDGHFRSLIYMRPLSIWGMQWALSMPKTVLQAPEINIMDRISISPSAAAISHEFGVRKIANKAKCFGAAVFHCSC